A portion of the Panthera tigris isolate Pti1 chromosome E1, P.tigris_Pti1_mat1.1, whole genome shotgun sequence genome contains these proteins:
- the MYBBP1A gene encoding myb-binding protein 1A produces the protein MAEMESQDVAEPMAPGEASESGARPADREGLLKHSREFLDFFWDIAKPQQETRLEATEKLLEYLRARPQGAEMKYALKRLITGLGVGRETARPCYSLALAQLLQSFEDIPLCSILQQIQEKHDLQKVKKATMRPALFANLFGVLALFQSGRLVKDPEALMKSVKLLQTLAQHHSHLQEQPQKALVDILSEVPEATLQEILPKVLRADLNSVLGSPEHLELFLLARQKVPRKLEELMGPVSLFSDENVPRLVSVLKMAAASVKKERKLPAVALDLLRLALQEGKFPRFWKDVVEQGLLKKQSWPASYLCFRLLGAALPLLSAEQLPLVMRGDLIRHFGEHMVTAKLPNQFKFAPEMNEYVGAFLEGCRADPERQLAVVVAFTSVTNQGLPVLPTFWRAVRFLSPPALKGYVAWLRTMFLRPDLDSLVDFSTSNQKKAQDASLHVPERAVSRLRKWLILRLVSIVDTLHVEKEEDVIEEVARFCFFHSFFEAKKPTSQIPETEQRFSFPLESRTREAVGSAFFSLLQTLSTQCRQAPEQTQDSQPWTYRLVRFADSLLNHSRNVAALTPFTAQQRQAWDRMLQSVRELEATSSGARAKAAAFQHLLLLVGIYLFKSPTESCDLLGDIQTCIKKSLGEKTRRTRSKATNPQEPPWVEVLVEILLALLAQPSHLMRQVARSVFSHICSHLTPRALQLILDVLNPEKNADEDSVVVTDGSEEQLEGAEDRSSDGEDDRASAGEEDSGDDSDDSEEEDRDADVDQGFREQLMAVLRAGKALGAVDGEDDDDDGDELGDEAMMALDQNLASLFAEQKLRIQARKDEKDKLRKEKVLRRDFQIRVLDLIEVLVTKQPESPLVLELLEPLLDVIRRSMRTSSTKQEQDLLHKTARIFTHHLCRSRHYCHDVGRLVGTLYAQVERLVQQAGRQADAAVSLYYFNAALYLLRVLKGNAAGKPVCKAPKKEKAGSQPKGPEAAGGLDLSLVTPIYSSALTSFLTRRNSPLTVTMFLSLFSRHPVLCKSLLPVVIQHVTGPARPRHQAQACLLLQKALPTRELRVCFDDPEWEQLVSQILVKVTENLRTLGEAQTKSEQQKELASLGLLNTLFRTIHQEKLTVDLTAVLGVLQSKQQSLQQRECAAGSSRLFDLYWQAMKALGVQRPKSGKKEAKEVPSVTQNPVSTKRKKKGFLPETKKRKKPKSEGPAQEEGARPAAAGEQQPPSTGKKRRNRRKATVPAQAQAKQRPAPAPAPAAALTGPGTPAKTPKPKKKRKLSQVNGAAAVSPAEPAGKKQPQKDLPEKGVSGKCPQSALPRKKARLSLASRSPSLLQSGAKRKKAQLRKARKP, from the exons ATGGCGGAGATGGAGAGTCAGGACGTCGCCGAGCCCATGGCCCCCGGGGAGGCGAGCGAGAGCGGCGCCCGGCCCGCCGACCGTGAGGGCCTGCTGAAGCACAGCCGCGAGTTCCTGGACTTCTTCTGGGACATCGCGAAGCCTCAGCAGGAGACGCGGCTGGAGGCCACGGAGAAGCTGCTGGAGTACTTGCGCGCGAGGCCCCAG GGAGCCGAGATGAAGTACGCCCTGAAGCGCCTCATCACTGGGCTCGGGGTCGGGCGAGAGACCGCCCGGCCCTGCTACAGTCTGGCCCTGGCACAG CTGTTACAGTCTTTTGAAGACATCCCCTTGTGCAGCATTTTGCAGCAGATACAAGAGAAGCACGACCTGCAGAAGGTCAAGAAG GCGACGATGAGACCTGCTCTGTTCGCAAACCTGTTTGGGGTGCTCGCCCTCTTTCAGTCAGGCAGGCTGGTGAAG GACCCAGAGGCGCTGATGAAGTCGGTGAAGCTGCTGCAGACCCTGGCCCAGCACCACAGCCACCTGCAGGAGCAGCCCCAGAAGGCCCTGGTGGACATCCTGTCGGAG GTCCCAGAGGCCACGCTGCAGGAGATCCTGCCGAAAGTCCTCAGAGCCGACCTGAATTCGGTGCTCGGCTCCCCCGAGCACCTAGAGCTCTTCCTCCTGGCCCGGCAGAAGGTGCCCCGCAAGCTGGAGGAGCTGATGGGACCAGTCAGCCTGTTCTCGGATGAGAACGTCCCCAg ACTGGTGAGCGTACTGAAGATGGCCGCCGCCTCCGTGAAGAAGGAGCGGAAGCTGCCGGCTGTTGCTCTGGACCTGCTCCGCCTGGCGCTGCAGGAGGGCAAGTTCCCCCGGTTCTGGAAGGACGTGGTGGAGCAGGGGCTGCTGAAGAAGCAGTCCTGGCCAGCCAG CTACCTGTGTTTCCGCCTGCTGGGCGCAGCCCTGCCCCTGCTGTCCGCAGAGCAGCTGCCCCTGGTGATGCGGGGGGACCTGATCCGGCATTTTGGGGAGCACATGGTCACTGCTAAG CTCCCAAACCAGTTCAAGTTTGCTCCGGAGATGAACGAGTACGTGGGTGCCTTCCTGGAAGGCTGCCGTGCTGACCCCGAGCGGCAGTTGGCGGTGGTGGTGGCCTTCACCTCTGTCACCAACCAGGGCCTTCCTGTCCTGCCTACCTTCTGGAGGGCTGTGAGGTTCCTGAGTCCCCCCGCCCTCAAGGGCTACGTGGCCTGGCTACGGACCATGTTTCTCCGGCCCGATCTGGACTCCTTGGTGGACTTCAGCACCAGCAACCAGAAGAAAGCCCAGGATGCTTCGCTGCACGT GCCCGAGCGCGCCGTGTCCCGGCTGCGGAAGTGGCTCATCCTGCGCCTGGTCAGCATCGTGGACACCTTGCAcgtggagaaggaggaggatgtGATTGAGGAGGTGGCCAG gtTTTGCTTCTTCCACTCGTTCTTCGAAGCGAAGAAGCCCACGTCCCAGATCCCAGAGACCGAGCAGCGCTTCTCCTTTCCTCTGGAGAGTCGGACGCGGGAGGCGGTCGGCAGCGCCTTCTTCAG CCTGCTGCAGACCCTCAGCACCCAGTGCAGGCAGGCGCCCGAGCAGACACAGGACAGCCAGCCCTGGACCTACCGCCTGGTCCGGTTTGCAGACTCGCTGCTGAACCACAGCCGGAACGTGGCCGCCCTGACGCCCTTCACGGCGCAGCAGCGCCAGGCCTGGGACCG GATGCTGCAGAGTGTGCGGGAACTGGAGGCCACCTCCTCGGGGGCCAGGGCCAAGGCCGCTGCCTTCCAGCACCTGCTTCTCCTGGTGGGCATCTACCTCTTCAAG TCCCCCACAGAGAGCTGTGACCTCCTGGGTGACATCCAGACGTGCATCAAGAAGAGCCTGGGGGAGAAGACCCGCAGGACCCGCTCCAAGGCCACCA ACCCCCAGGAGCCGCCGTGGGTGGAGGTGCTGGTGGAGATCCTGCTGGCCCTCCTGGCCCAGCCCAGCCACCTGATGCGCCAGGTGGCCCGCAGTGTGTTCAGCCACATCTGTTCCCACCTGACCCCACGTGCCCTGCAGCTAATCTTGGAT GTGCTGAACCCCGAGAAGAATGCGGACGAGGACAGCGTGGTGGTCACGGACGGCTCGGAGGAGCAGCTGGAGGGCGCAGAG GACAGGAGCTCCGACGGCGAGGACGACAGGGCCTCGGCCGGCGAAGAGGACAGTGGCGATGACAGTGACGACAGTGAGGAGGAGGACCGCGACGCGGACGTGGACCAGGGCTTCCGGGAGCAGCTGATGGCGGTGCTGCGGGCGGGAAAGGCGTTG GGCGCGGTGGACGGTgaggacgacgacgacgacggTGATGAGCTGGGGGACGAGGCCATGATGGCCCTGGACCAGAACCTGGCCAGCCTCTTCGCCGAGCAGAAGCTGCGCATCCAGGCCCGGAAGGACGAGAAGGATAAGCTGCGGAAGGAGAAGGTTCTCCGGCGAGACTTCCAGATCCGG GTCCTGGACCTGATCGAGGTGCTGGTGACCAAGCAGCCGGAGAGCCCGCTGGTGCTGGAGCTGCTCGAGCCCCTGCTGGACGTCATTCGGCGCAGCATGCGCACCAGCAGCACCAAGCAGGAGCAGGATCTGCTGCACAAGACGGCCCGCATCTTCAC ACACCACCTGTGCCGCTCCCGGCACTACTGCCACGACGTGGGACGCCTCGTGGGGACCCTGTACGCCCAGGTGGAGCGGCTGGTGCAGCAGGCCGGCCGCCAGGCCGACGCCGCCGTGTCCCTCTACTATTTCAACGCAGCCCTGTACCTGCTCCGCGTCCTGAAAGGCAACGCTGCCGGCAAGCCTGTGTGCAAGGCCCCCAAGAAGGAGAAGGCCGGCTCCCAGCCCAAGGGACCCGAG GCTGCCGGCGGCTTGGATTTGAGCCTCGTGACCCCGATCTACTCATCGGCGCTGACCTCCTTCCTGACCAGGCGCAACAGTCCGCTCACCGTCACTATGTTCCTCAGTCTCTTTTCCCGGCACCCG GTGCTGTGTAAGAGCCTGCTGCCCGTCGTGATCCAGCACGTGACGGGCCCAGCGCGGCCCCGCCATCAG gcccaggcctgccTGCTGCTCCAGAAGGCCCTGCCCACACGGGAGCTGCGGGTGTGCTTTGATGACCCTGAGTGGGAGCAGCTGGTCAGCCAGATCCTGGTGAAGGTCACGGAG AACCTGCGGACGCTGGGTGAGGCGCAGACCAAGTCAGAGCAGCAGAAGGAACTGGCGTCTTTGGGGCTGCTCAACACCCTCTTCAGGACCATTCAccaggag AAGCTGACCGTGGACTTGACCGCCGTCCTGGGCGTGCTGCAGAGCAAGCAGCAGAGTCTGCAGCAGAGGGAGTGTGCGGCCGGGTCCAGCCGCCTCTTCGACCTCTACTGGCAGGCCATGAAGGCGCTGGGAGTCCA GCGCCCCAAGTCAGGGAAGAAGGAGGCCAAGGAAGTCCCCAGCGTCACGCAGAACCCCGTCAGCacgaagaggaagaaaaaaggattcTTGCCAGAAACAAAGAAGCGCAAGAAGCCTAAGTCAGAGGGTCCCGCGCAAGAGGAGGGTGCCAGGCCTGCAGCCGCTGGTGAGCAGCAGCCCCCCAGCACAGGCAAGAAGAGGAGGAACAGGAGGAAGGCCACGGTGCCCGCCCAGGCCCAGGCGAAGCAGAggccggccccggcccccgcccccgccgccgccctcACAGGCCCCGGCACCCCCGCCAAGACCCCAAAGCCGAAGAAAAAGCGGAAGCTGTCCCAGGTGAACGGGGCCGCTGCCGTGTCCCCCGCGGAGCCTGCTGGCAAGAAGCAGCCTCAGAAGGATCTGCCCGAAAAGGGGGTCTCCGGCAAGTGCCCACAGTCCGCGCTGCCGCGGAAAAAGGCCAGGTTGTCTTTGGCCAGCAGgagccccagcctcctccagAGCGGGGCCAAGAGGAAGAAAGCGCAGCTCAGGAAGGCCCGAAAGCCCTGA
- the GGT6 gene encoding glutathione hydrolase 6 — translation MEPTAGPVLYRQLQLWDPSLESGQEEEEEEEETSELVVPDPRRPQDSSRDEAGGLPGAWARLVAALLLLAVGFSLAVRRLHASSGSAAPPPSGHSHHPGVYHHGGVVSPAATCSHLGRELLVAGGNVVDAGVGAALCLAVVHPHATGLGATFWGLFHNSTSGSSTALTPGPARTLAPGLGLPSALPALRLLHAHFGRLPWSRLLVGPATLAQDGFLVDTALAGALAARSTEGLCPLLCHADGTPLGPGARATNPKLAAVLRGAALAPTPDLAGDALLSLLARDLGLRGPSPGPGPTLEPALQLPMPQGILSTTPSPSAGPELLARVEAALRSGGPSPDPCLLVPRAPVTPGSGVLATIDSSGSVLLLTSSLNSSFGSGHLSPSTGVLLSDLVAESASGGWACPLVLHGGSDDTEADVLGLVASGNPVVARVTTRALLSRLAGPQAQAQQQQQGPTQSPSICGQGTLLQVAAHAEHAHVSSVPSGCCTFQGF, via the exons AtggaacccacagcagggcccgTGCTGTACCGACAGCTGCAGCTCTGGGATCCAAGCTTGGAGTccgggcaggaggaggaggaggaagaggaggagacctCGGAGCTGGTCGTTCCTGACCCCCGGAGGCCCCAGGACTCCTCTAG GGACGAGGCCGGTGGGCTGCCCGGGGCCTGGGCCCGCCTGGTCGCGGCCCTGCTACTCCTGGCCGTTGGCTTCTCCCTGGCGGTCAGGCGGCTCCACGCCAGCAGCGGCTCTGCGGCCCCTCCTCCCAGCGGGCACTCCCACCACCCCGGCGTGTACCACCACGGGGGCGTCGTCAGCCCTGCAG CCACGTGCTCCCACCTGGGCCGAGAGCTGCTCGTCGCCGGGGGCAACGTTGTGGACGCCGGAGTGGGAGCTGCTCTGTGCCTGGCGGTGGTACACCCTCACGCCACGGGGCTAG GTGCCACGTTCTGGGGCCTCTTCCACAATAGCACCTCGGGCAGTTCCACTGCCCTGACGCCAGGTCCGGCCCGGACGCTGGCCCCCGGCCTGGGGCTGCCGTCCGCTCTGCCGGCCCTGCGCCTGCTGCACGCACACTTCGGCCGCCTGCCCTGGTCACGCCTGCTGGTGGGCCCGGCCACGCTGGCTCAAGACGGCTTCCTGGTGGATACAGCCCTGGCCGGGGCCCTGGCCGCCCGGAGCACGGAGGGCCTCTGTCCACTGCTCTGCCACGCCGACGGGACCCCGCTGGGCCCCGGGGCCCGCGCCACCAACCCCAAACTGGCCGCCGTGCTACGCGGGGCGGCActggcccccaccccagaccttgcCGGGGACGCCCTGCTGAGTCTGCTGGCCAGAGACCTGGGGCTGCGGGGACCCTCGCCTGGGCCCGGGCCCACCCTGGAGCCAGCCCTGCAGCTACCTATGCCCCAGGGCATCCTgtccaccacccccagcccctcagctGGCCCAGAACTGCTGGCGAGGGTGGAGGCGGCCTTGCGCTCTGGAGGGCCCAGCCCTGACCCCTGCCTGTTAGTCCCACGAGCTCCCGTGACCCCCGGGAGCGGCGTCCTGGCCACCATAGACAGCAGCGGCTCTGTgctcctcctcacctcctcactcAACAGCTCCTTTGGCTCTGGACATCTGTCCCCAAGCACCGGGGTTCTGCTGAGCGACCTGGTGGCCGAGTCTGCAAGTGGGGGCTGGGCTTGCCCCCTCGTCCTCCATGGTGGCTCTGATGACACAGAGGCTGATGTGTTGGGGCTGGTGGCTTCAGGAAACCCCGTAGTGGCCAGAGTCACGACTCGTGCCCTGCTCAGTCGCCTGGCGGGGCCCCAAGCCCaggcccagcagcagcagcagggaccAACACAGAGCCCTAGCATTTGTGGTCAAGGGACCCTGCTCCAGGTAGCTGCTCACGCAGAGCATGCTCACGTCTCCAGTGTCCCCAGTGGCTGCTGCACCTTCCAGGGCTTCTAA